Within Rhododendron vialii isolate Sample 1 chromosome 12a, ASM3025357v1, the genomic segment ttgaaacaaaatgaaaagtacagagtgtaaatcgagccaattacaactacagggaccaaattgacacaaatacttaactacagggactatttcagtttttttcccaaaaatataAGTTAATGCAAGCCGCTCAAAGTTATCAGAatgtgcgggactccccttttctgatcgaattgTAACGATGCAAGATGCTCAAAgcgatcagaatgtgattttaaaggtatcaGCGAGaaaccagcaaaaaaaatgattgggaagagcttgatccgaacagttttttattgaacggttcagtaaaaaactgctcgtaTCAAgtccttcccaatcattttttttgctgatttctagtaagtacccttaaaatcacgttctgcacactttgagcggctcggatcgtcgtaattcgatcagaaaagggGAGTACCACACCGTAAGGCCGTAAGAGATCCCTTATAGGATCCggactgtgtgtatatatatatgtgaatAACAAATTCTGTACTGTTCGTTTAAGGAAATTAAGCAAACAAATTGCATATCGTATATGTAACACTCTTTGAATCATGTCAAAATGAGTTTCCAAAAAACCAGATTTGAAACTTACTTTTTCGAAAAGACCCCGATCGAGTTCCACTTggtaaaaacttattttaggtTGCCTGGGGCTAAAATGCTTTCGGCTTGACAGCtacaagaagaaaaatattttcagagaACAATGGCCTCATAACTTAAAATGTGAATTTACTTTGAAGATTTGCGATCTCTCACATTTAATATATGTTTCAGATTATCGACTATGTTCTCATGAACACGGAAGTTGATGTAAATGCAGTTAATGCAAGCAAACAAACAGCGATGGACATTCTGCttcttggaaaagaaaaaggaacgcGACTAAAAGGGTTAGACGGACGCATTCAAGGCTTACTTGAAATCTGGGATGCTAAAACAGCACGTGAGGCTGATATCCTCAATCCTACGGAAATAGCAGAGAAAAGGAATGGAATTATAATTGCCGCTGTACTAATGGCAACCCTAGCCTTTCAAGCAGGGTTGGCCCCTCCGGGAGGTGTTTGGCAAGACGATTCAGATGAACACAAAAGTGGAAAAGCCGTGATGGGTTCTAACCACCCGATCCTGTACTCTTTCTTCCTCTGTTATAACATACTCGGCTTTATCTCATCTCTAGGCACACTCGTTTTGATGATGACCGACTTACCCTTCAAGCCAGGAAGATATACGTGGTGGACGTTTATGACTATGAGCACAACAATCACATCCATTGCAATTACGTATTCAATTTCTCTTGTGGTGGTCTCACCGCCACTGAAACGGGAGCCGATAACAAAGATTGTCCTTGCGCCAGCAGCTTCTGTTATACTCTTGTTGTTATTGATAGCAATAATTGCAGGCAACATAAAGAGAGTAAAGAGGGCCGTGGTAAACAGACGTAGGCTTGCTCGTTACAGTGGATTTTATTTTAGCGAGGATGATGAGCCATGAGCAATTTAATAATCATTCTGGTGTTTAATTTAGAATTGTTGTCTTTATTAAATGTTAAGGTTTGCAAgttattgtaataaaattggATTGTTATTTGTGAGTAATACTTCTCGTCTTTTCCTcctatctttttattttatttttatttttttaaaatccaaaaaaacgCCTCAAAGGCTTTTATTGAAATCCAAAACATCCCAAAGGCTGAGCAAGAACCAAATTTGGTGCCCTAGGTTCGGGTTATCCATAAGTATCTAGGTTGGATAGAGACCTCAACATTCGGGTTATCCATAAGTACCGGGTACACATCCATTGAGTATAGAAAAACAAACCCTTGAAGGGCAACGTGCAGTCGGCGTAGGGACAACCAAACGTCACCATACCAGAACATAACCTGTCAAAACAAACAGGCAAGCAAAACTTAAAACAATAAAGTAAACCGAAAATACGCCTCTTCGCTGGAGAGCCACCAATCAATCACCGCCAAGAATTGCAACCTTTAAATCTCAATGACAGACTTTGGAGTTTTCCGACGACGGCACAAGGCACAAATTAGTATATGCGAGAGGAGGAGCGTGGAGGCTTTGGATTAATAGGCAGAGGACTGGCAGGTGGCGAGAGGCGTTCCATGGCGGCGGTGGAGTGGTTGACTACTAAAGGAAGACCGGGCAAGTGGCAGGGCGGTATGAGTTGTTAGGGTAGGGTGAGCCGGCAATGGCGCAGCAGTTGAAGAGTTGCGGCGGGGCGGAGAGATGGCGGGTACGGCTACATCTCGGGATCTGGGTAAGGTGATGAAGGCGGCGGATCTAGGATAGGTGATGATGGTCGCGGATCTAGGGTAGGTTGTACTAGCAGCGGCGtgttgataagtgccaaaatacaCATATTTTGACCTTtcaaactacatttgttagtcatttatttttgttaattgatttttattttgttcttttgttgtttataggttgttcgagccTATTGTCttagactttggataaaaagaagattataAAGAAATTTGGGCTTAAAATGCAAAATGATCCAAAATCGTtggttcatttattatttcttgAAGTTCAAGGCCTTTGTGTGATTAAGATTTTCAATTCCTATATATACACTTTACCCAATTGACTTTAGGTGGTTCTGACACCTGCcgtggaaaaggaaaagaaaaggacggGGGctgccgagccgagttttgttttgaatttctttctcctttcaAATTTTAGTAGAAGCTTTATTCAATTACTCGCATTTCGGTAACTCaatttaatttctgttctttataaaagttattcgtttatatttcattagttgatatttattgtttatttttctcttgcGTAATAAAAAATGCTTGATGATTTCCTAGTcgtaaattaatgggttgcctcaaacgtagggcggagaccgacgtagcacaatatccggtaagtccggaattgaatccacaaagacggtgatgggTGTTGACTAAAAATTTGGGTTGTTACttatttaaacgggctcttaggtagccacccatTGTAGTTTGAtgctgagattaactaaacttatgaaataattgaactttttagataattaaaagaaggtatGGCCGTAGGGTTtgtagcactcgtaaccagttcGGATCAACCTGCTCCatttggtgttcttaaaaatgtttaattttggattgaaaatataCCCCgtaagatgcgaaaccttagggtcgccatatacccatgcgcagcgaaaaatgggttttggacccctattctcccgttcacatgggctccgacaatgcccggattcgtccacggaaaatatttttcaatctaaaatcgcttttttcatcatttgaaaataggagtaatGCTCGAATTAGTTACGAGTGCTACGAACCTTACGACCataccttcttttaattatatgaaaagtttaattatttcgtaagtttagttaatctcaacatCAAACTACAATGGATgactacctaagagcccgtttaaataaGTAataacccgaatttttagtcagcacacatcaccgtctttgtggattctactccggacttaccggatattgtgctacgtcggtctccgccctatgcttggggcaacccattaattaaggactagaaaatcgtcaagtATTTTTgacgccgttgccggggacagtatcgtgtgttaagaattcggatagttatttattttattttattttttttagttctttgtttaattttgtgtcaTAATAGGTAGAGGAAGGCAATCCTCCATCGTAGAAAAGCAATCTCCTCTAGCCtgtttttttaattgttgaaaagaaaaaaaaatggccgatTTTGCAAGGTGGTATGGAGGTTATACAAGACAATTTGATTGTGCAGTTtcacttcctatattttatggtttggcctcagaaaatccttttttgcatattcatgaccttgataaagcttttgctagcgatgaagtggctcttttacataTATTCCCAacatctttgcgtgatagtgttctagattggtttaattttttgagtctAAGATTGATATGGAATGAGATTGTaatacagtttttcaaaactttcaatctctcatatgagactcatatgcttttacaagactATCACATTTCtctcaacaagatgatgagtctttgtcacagtattgggagcgatttaaatcttctgtattctcttggtcgagttgtaattttgagcttggcagtcttctggttatcttttgccgtaGTTTAAATCCTAAGCCATGCCAGGTagattttaggtccactgacgaattcCTAGATAAAAACGCTGAAGAGGCTTGGGATTAcctagatgaattaacccaaaagctcccAACGTTGTATAGCTCACTGGCACGAATTCATGACTACTTCATTTCATCAATATTCAATTTATCCTAACGTTGTATAGCTTAATTGATAACATCAATTTTGAGTTCCAGAGTTATTTAAGGGAATAATTGGCCAGGTTGGTAGACTGAATAATTGATATCTTGTCTTATAATTAATAACTGGTGATTACACTAATAATATAACACATGTATTTTGCTAACGTATCTTTCTTTATCTTGTGATTAAGAGATAAATCGTTGTTTATTTGAAATGGCGATTCACGTGGTAGCGTGATGGTATATATCCATCTGATATTGTCGGTACGTACATTATTATATGATGACATCTCGTGATAATTGGATTTAGGCCAGATTTGATCGAATATTTATAAGGTTGTTGGGTAGTTTTAAGGTTGTTGGGCGGAGGAGTATAAATCACACACTAAGGTCCCGTTCAATTGCCAGGAAAGTACATGAAATGatagaaaaatcaactttttcatAATTATTATAGTGTTCAGTAGGCAAGAAAATAGtggaaaatttgtttttaagttttcctgcaagatttacttttttacaaaagtaatccggccaaaagcataggattttgTGTCACGGGAAAAGTTTTCTCTATTGTGGagccaaaataattggcgggTAAGAATAAAAGTGAATGACGCTAATaccaaaaaatacgaattaggttcttagaaagacACTTTGAGATTTACGTGAGCAACAACAATTTTGACTACTATGGTGTTTTCTGAgataattgttttggaaaaagattggtagtttattttttttggaagtatttatttatcttgtcattggtcttcaattttgttttgtactaactAATTGTCAGTGAGTTTTTGCatcggcaactaatcaagcacggttgtttaatatttatttatttagttatcatctacttattttttaaacttcatttgtaTGATTGATTATGAGAGAATGTCAATTTAAATGGGGGATTTGCATGACCATTCAGAATATAGcaaattgaatatgaaattgcaagtcgatttttttatttcatgttaaggctttgcattagataaaatacattttccgtatgtgttaattttttaaatatgatagcctattatttagctctcaaagttactttaatttaaaattagccttgagaataaaaataaagaagtttctcataagtgtcttttcccgacaaatgaaccactaaactttagttttcctacaaaaaaaaaattgtcaaatgaacactcacaggaaaatagatttctttttcctttttttcactttacttaatttttcctgagaataactttccggTACAACATTCCTGGCACTGAGCGGAGCCTAATGGATTACTGGTATATGAAACTCACTAGaggaaaaacaaatttctaTTTCCAATTgtcatcaataaaatgtccCGTAAGACACAtgtaattcaaattttggattgaaGTCCAAGTATCCGTTGTAAGACACAACCTTTGATGCTTAACTATTTGTTTCAATGTCATTTTCTTCTCCCCATAAATAAGCATGCAGTTCTTGGCCATCACAAGCCTACCAGAAGGCTTCCATATTGGTTGAACAACTTCAATATATAAGCTGTTTGAATCCTTCAccctcaacaaatgaaaatggCAATTCATCAATTATTATCATCTTCGCTAGTGCTCTTTTATATGCGTCAGCACTGAAGGTCATAGGCACAAGGTTTGCACTTGTTTCGCCATTGTGttcctttttttgaaaactaagtTGTTTTTGCCTACTACCCGTGAATTTCTTGCTAATGGGATAATTCAAACACTGAAACTTTAGATGATGAGTAAGTGATTTTGTACCATTGAGCTTCGAATGACATGCATAATTCTTCCGACACCATTTGCATGCAGCCCTAGGTTTCGAATGACCTTCTGGAGTAATAAAGTAAAAATGTTTCTAACAGGAAGCCCTCTTGTTACTAATACTACCAACAATCTTTTTCGACTCAAccttattttcaatttcaggCACTTGATCATCGTTTAATTCAGCATTTTAAGGAATATCAAACTCAGCAACATCATTCataacatcatcatcatcatcatcaatatcatccatctaaaacaaattaaaattaaaatgaacaTAATCACACTCTAATTTTCAGGCAGTAATCTGATGAAATTGTATATGAACTTATAAACTGTGTTCTCATGCTCCAAACTCTAAAGTTCATGCACTAATCTTATTTTCAGTCCATCACGTCATGCTCATACGAAAAGTATATTGCAAATACTAATAAACTAGGATTTTGAGATTGAATACCTCAAGCTCATAGTCAAGCTCATGGTCAGACATTTTGTTGGCGTCGTCGAGGTTGAAATTCCACGTGAGCCTAAAGCTTGGGCTCAGCCAATGCCAGTGTGCCCTCACACCTttgaaaaatctctctcaatagCTGCAGACAGAAAACGAAAAATCAGGTGATTCGTAGCTCCACGGAACTTAGCCCAGTATTATCtaaaaatcaaaaaggaaaatctgTTGGTTCGAGATCAGGAAAAAAAGGGTTTTAGTCTGCTGGTTCGAGatcaggaaaaaataaaaaatctgctGGTTCGAGCTCAAGAAAAAATCTGCTGATTTTTCCTGCTGGTTCGAGATCTGAAAAAAATCTGCTGTATCCAAAAATGGTTCTTTACAATTTACATAATACTAAAatcaggagaaaaaaaaaaggtatgagagatcggataaaaaaataaaaaagaaacagtGTAAAatcaggaaaataaaagaagaaacgTTTGAGATCGGATCAAAATTGGTCTCACCGTTTTTTAGTTCGGTTTTTCTGTATGAGTTTTCTAGaaatgttataaaaaaaaaaaaagaagacggttttgagagagagaaaaaaaatcacttcTTGTTTACATATTTCACTCCCGTAAATGATCTCCCGATTTTCAGTTTTGGTCTTCTGTATCAGTTTTCTAGAAATGTTCCAAGGAGAAGGggttttgagaaaacaaaatttaactTCTTGTTTTCATACTTTTCACCCTCGAATCTCGCACACCAACAtcgtttcttctttttcttttttcttttttttctgattttaaaccgttacatagagagagagagagagagagagagagagagagaacagatcTGAGGGCGGCGGCAAAATAGAGAGTGAAATCTGCTTACCGAAGTGGTGGCGGATGGAGATCGATTGCAGTGCCGATGTTGATAATCGAGGATGGTGGACAATGCGGCGTACGTGATGGGGGCGGCGGAGGCGGGGACGGCGCTGGTGGAGGACGGCGGTGCAGATCGTGGAGGTTTAACgttagagagaagggagagaatTGAGGGAGTGAGGGGAAATGGAGTGGCTTCGTGAGTGGTCTGATTTTGGAGGAGTGGAAGGAGTATGACAGATAGAGTAGGGTTTGGGACGAGTGGACGGTCAAGATTAAAACACTAAATAGATTGACGGTCAAGATTAAAATGatttaataattatatataatatatattattcggtcggttcggtccaatATAGGTTCGGTCAGTTCGGTCCGCAGTCAGTTCGGTTCAGTTCGGTGCGTATAAATTTTCAGAAAACGTCCACCCTGAACCCCCAAAAAATGGCCCTGGaccgaccgaagaccgaaccgAATGTTCgattttttcggtctttttcggtccggtcgggttcgTAACACCCCTAATCTCAATGTTTCCTCTCATAGCTGCAACATGAAGAGGGTTTACACCGTCTTGATCACGAGCTAGGCACATCTCTGGTCTCACCTGTATTAATGTTTTCACAATCTCAATGTGTCCATTAGCCGATGCCAAGTGAAGGAGCGATCGTTGTTGCGAAATTAAAAGATACCAATATACAACTGTGTGTTATGGctactttttgtcttttcttagtagtttcaaaattataatcatgctttttttattttttcttacccTCGTCCGAGAAGTTGAGATGAATCCAACTGTGAATGTTTCTAGGTCCAAAAAGTGAAGAATGAACACGCTATTAAAGCAAAATAAACTATTTAAGAAGTACcgtatttgattttgaattattATACTTCAAAAGTATTGAGGCCTTACTAAAGTCTTGATTGTGGCCCTAACGTAACTCGTATCTTCGATCCGCAACAGCAAGATGTAGTATGGTGTTGCTAACATTATCTGTGGCATTGACAAACTCCTTacctttaaaatatttctccaaCAACATCGAAAGGAACTACTGCTGATTATATTTGACGCACAAGTGTAAGATagtctctctttctcctttgtCCACCCTATAAGCTCGAGCTGCATGGGGGTTGGCTTGAAACAACTCATCCAAAACATCGACCTTTCCTCTCATAGCTGCAACATGAAGAGGGTTTGCaatgccgagcaaaaaaaaaaaaaaaacgagggttTGCATCATCTTGATCACGAGCTAGACACATCTCTGCTCTCACCACTGTTAATGCTTTCACAATCTCGATGTGTCCGTTAACCGATGCCAAGTGAAGTAGCGATCGTTGTTGCAAATCTAGAGCATCGGCAAGCTCTAGGCTACTACTCAATAGTTCTTGGGAAAGCTCTTGTTGCCCGCGTGAT encodes:
- the LOC131310308 gene encoding uncharacterized protein LOC131310308 isoform X2; translation: MFQIIDYVLMNTEVDVNAVNASKQTAMDILLLGKEKGTRLKGLDGRIQGLLEIWDAKTAREADILNPTEIAEKRNGIIIAAVLMATLAFQAGLAPPGGVWQDDSDEHKSGKAVMGSNHPILYSFFLCYNILGFISSLGTLVLMMTDLPFKPGRYTWWTFMTMSTTITSIAITYSISLVVVSPPLKREPITKIVLAPAASVILLLLLIAIIAGNIKRVKRAVVNRRRLARYSGFYFSEDDEP
- the LOC131310308 gene encoding ankyrin repeat-containing protein At2g01680-like isoform X1 translates to MKKRLSCTYASNITSYSCLDVLLEKYLRDEEFVNAKDNTGNTILHLAVLDRRYKIIDYVLMNTEVDVNAVNASKQTAMDILLLGKEKGTRLKGLDGRIQGLLEIWDAKTAREADILNPTEIAEKRNGIIIAAVLMATLAFQAGLAPPGGVWQDDSDEHKSGKAVMGSNHPILYSFFLCYNILGFISSLGTLVLMMTDLPFKPGRYTWWTFMTMSTTITSIAITYSISLVVVSPPLKREPITKIVLAPAASVILLLLLIAIIAGNIKRVKRAVVNRRRLARYSGFYFSEDDEP